A single genomic interval of Granulicella tundricola MP5ACTX9 harbors:
- a CDS encoding DsbA family protein — MRPIPMTFKTRLIHAAAVAALALPFALTPAAHAQESAPPGHADPFRDTSVIKLPAGQRAAIFEFEDLECPACAHAAPIVYQAIEHYHIPFIRHDFPLQMHIWSRDAAITARYLQDKVSPELADQFRRDVFAHQISIASKDDLSNYTRQWFGAHHQQVPFVMDPAGRFAAEVQGDYTLGERLGVQHTPTIVVAGPHGWVEVNDVTQLYTTIDNVLAQSPATPAPAHNMHKVSAPAK; from the coding sequence ATGCGTCCGATACCCATGACATTCAAGACCCGCCTCATCCATGCCGCCGCCGTTGCCGCCCTTGCGCTGCCCTTCGCTCTCACCCCGGCCGCCCACGCCCAGGAGTCCGCTCCGCCTGGACACGCCGACCCCTTCCGCGACACCTCCGTCATCAAGCTTCCCGCCGGCCAGCGCGCCGCCATCTTCGAGTTTGAAGACCTGGAGTGCCCCGCCTGCGCCCACGCAGCGCCCATCGTCTATCAGGCCATCGAGCATTACCACATCCCCTTCATTCGCCATGACTTCCCCCTCCAGATGCACATCTGGAGCCGTGACGCAGCCATCACCGCGCGTTACCTTCAGGACAAGGTCTCGCCGGAGTTGGCGGACCAGTTCCGCCGTGATGTCTTCGCGCACCAGATCAGCATCGCGTCCAAGGACGACCTCTCCAACTACACCCGGCAGTGGTTCGGAGCGCATCACCAGCAGGTTCCGTTCGTGATGGACCCGGCTGGCCGTTTCGCGGCTGAGGTTCAGGGCGACTACACTCTCGGCGAGCGCCTGGGCGTGCAGCATACCCCCACCATCGTCGTTGCCGGTCCGCACGGCTGGGTTGAGGTGAACGACGTGACCCAGCTCTACACCACCATCGACAACGTCCTGGCACAGTCTCCCGCAACGCCCGCACCGGCGCACAACATGCACAAGGTCTCGGCACCCGCCAAGTAA
- a CDS encoding ABC transporter permease, with amino-acid sequence MVNKLILANLGHRPLRTFLSVLAIGVEVTMILTLVGVSYGTLDASARRARGIGADVFVRPPGTSAMTLSSAPMSEKIIPILGAKPGVALATGTMVQSAGGVFESIQGVDFPTMNKMAGGFKFLEGGPFQQPDDILVDEYYAKQKKVHPGDYVKLINHQWRVAGIFESGKLARILAPMSTLQALTGNEGKISAVYLKLDDPAHADAFVQRLKQDLNPGDPDHGYQIMTVEEFTSQLTVNSVTMLKDFIYVVIGIASIVGFIVVFMAMYTAVLERTREIGILKAVGAGPGYILNILFRETILLALIGTAFGILMTYGTQWLMLHAVPASLVQETVYSWWPRAAAIAIVGAIVGTLVPAMKAVRQDATEALSYE; translated from the coding sequence TTGGTTAACAAACTCATACTCGCGAATCTCGGCCACCGTCCCCTGCGCACCTTTCTTTCCGTCCTCGCCATTGGCGTTGAGGTCACCATGATCCTCACGCTGGTCGGCGTCTCGTACGGCACACTGGACGCCAGCGCGCGACGCGCGCGCGGCATCGGCGCGGACGTCTTTGTCCGGCCTCCCGGCACCTCCGCCATGACGCTCTCCTCCGCACCCATGAGCGAAAAGATCATCCCCATTCTCGGCGCCAAGCCCGGCGTTGCTCTTGCTACCGGCACCATGGTTCAGTCCGCCGGCGGCGTATTCGAGTCCATCCAGGGCGTCGACTTTCCCACCATGAACAAGATGGCAGGCGGCTTCAAGTTTCTGGAGGGCGGTCCCTTCCAGCAGCCTGACGATATCCTCGTCGACGAGTACTACGCCAAGCAGAAAAAGGTTCACCCCGGCGACTACGTCAAGCTGATCAATCACCAGTGGCGCGTGGCCGGCATCTTTGAGTCGGGCAAGCTGGCCCGCATTCTCGCGCCCATGTCCACCCTCCAGGCTCTCACCGGCAACGAGGGCAAGATCTCCGCCGTCTACCTCAAACTCGACGACCCCGCCCACGCCGACGCCTTCGTCCAGCGCCTCAAGCAGGACCTCAACCCCGGCGACCCCGACCACGGCTACCAGATCATGACCGTGGAGGAGTTCACCTCACAGCTCACGGTCAACTCCGTCACGATGCTGAAGGACTTCATCTACGTCGTCATCGGCATCGCGTCGATTGTCGGCTTCATCGTGGTCTTCATGGCCATGTACACGGCAGTCCTTGAGCGCACACGCGAGATCGGCATCCTCAAAGCCGTCGGCGCAGGCCCCGGCTACATCCTCAACATCCTCTTTCGCGAGACGATTCTGCTCGCCCTCATCGGCACCGCCTTCGGCATCCTGATGACGTACGGCACGCAGTGGCTGATGCTGCACGCCGTGCCCGCCTCGCTGGTACAGGAGACGGTCTATAGCTGGTGGCCACGCGCCGCGGCTATTGCCATCGTCGGCGCCATCGTCGGCACCCTGGTTCCAGCCATGAAAGCCGTCCGCCAGGACGCGACCGAGGCCCTCTCCTATGAATAA
- a CDS encoding ABC transporter ATP-binding protein, with protein MNNDLGHQTLEPLHAPIVNAPIIEVRNLIKTYRAGEVDVNALNGVSLDVARGEFLSIVGTSGSGKSTLFNILGGLTPPTSGSVSINGRDLSHMTDTQRNDLRKRTVGFVFQKYNLLPTLTAEQNIQIVRDVAGRPTAFDDQFREILAMLGIDKRMSHKPRALSGGEQQRVAIARAIVNGPAILLADEPTGNLDSKNSDVVLTLLRDLNKRLGQTILMITHNPEAAAYADRTIQMRDGKVVA; from the coding sequence ATGAATAACGACCTCGGCCACCAGACACTCGAGCCCCTTCACGCACCCATCGTCAACGCTCCCATCATCGAAGTCCGCAACCTCATCAAGACCTACCGCGCCGGTGAAGTCGACGTAAACGCCCTCAACGGTGTCTCCCTGGACGTGGCGCGTGGCGAGTTCCTTTCGATCGTCGGCACCTCCGGCTCAGGCAAATCGACCCTCTTCAACATCCTCGGCGGCCTCACACCGCCGACCTCCGGCTCGGTTTCCATCAATGGCCGCGATCTCTCGCACATGACCGACACCCAGCGCAACGATCTCCGCAAGCGCACCGTAGGCTTCGTCTTCCAGAAGTACAACCTGCTGCCGACCCTGACGGCAGAGCAGAACATCCAGATCGTGCGCGACGTCGCCGGCCGCCCCACTGCCTTCGACGATCAGTTCCGTGAAATCCTCGCCATGCTGGGCATCGACAAGCGCATGTCCCACAAGCCCCGCGCCCTCTCCGGCGGTGAACAACAGCGCGTTGCCATCGCACGAGCGATCGTCAATGGCCCCGCGATCCTGCTGGCGGATGAGCCCACCGGGAACCTGGACAGCAAGAACTCGGACGTCGTCCTGACTCTGCTGCGCGATCTGAACAAGCGCCTGGGCCAGACGATCCTGATGATTACCCACAATCCTGAGGCCGCCGCCTACGCCGACCGCACCATCCAGATGCGCGACGGCAAGGTCGTCGCCTAA
- a CDS encoding acyltransferase family protein: protein MNQAGGKLKEKSHYEILDGLRGVASLMVVCFHCFEAFADENRFKQIINHGYLAVDFFFLLSGFVVAYAYDDRWGRMTQWEFYKRRLIRLQPMVIAGSVIGAALFYFQAGPLWPMIATVPVWKMLLVMLVGFTMIPLLPSMDIRGWHEMHPLNGPAWSLFFEYVANILYAVGIRKLSNKALGVLVTLSGAFLVQYLVWGPKGDVIGGWAVDHTQLHIGFARLLYPFFAGMLLMRLGKRIHLRGAFLWCSLLLVALLAMPRIGGPEHLWMNGLYEAACIVVLFPVIVAMGAGDQVRGRFAIKLCKFFGEISYPLYITHYPLIYIYTAWAIKNKVPAAQGAVVGVGLVVTAVAIAYACLKLYDEPVRKWLQRTFSTAG from the coding sequence ATGAATCAAGCTGGCGGGAAACTGAAAGAGAAGAGTCACTACGAAATTCTGGATGGACTGCGTGGTGTGGCCTCGCTGATGGTGGTGTGTTTTCACTGCTTTGAGGCGTTTGCGGATGAAAACCGCTTCAAGCAGATCATCAACCACGGCTACCTGGCGGTGGACTTCTTCTTCCTGCTGTCCGGCTTCGTGGTGGCGTACGCGTATGACGACCGCTGGGGCCGTATGACCCAGTGGGAGTTCTACAAAAGACGTCTGATCCGCCTGCAGCCGATGGTGATCGCAGGCAGCGTGATTGGAGCGGCGCTCTTCTACTTCCAGGCCGGCCCCCTGTGGCCCATGATCGCGACAGTGCCGGTCTGGAAGATGCTCCTCGTCATGCTGGTGGGCTTCACGATGATTCCGCTGCTGCCGTCCATGGACATCCGCGGCTGGCACGAGATGCATCCTCTGAACGGACCGGCGTGGTCCCTGTTCTTTGAGTACGTGGCGAATATTCTGTACGCAGTCGGGATTCGGAAGCTCTCCAACAAGGCGCTGGGAGTGCTGGTCACGCTCTCCGGAGCGTTCCTGGTGCAGTATCTGGTTTGGGGTCCGAAGGGGGATGTGATCGGCGGGTGGGCTGTAGACCACACGCAGCTGCACATCGGCTTCGCCCGGTTGCTCTACCCGTTCTTTGCGGGCATGCTCCTCATGCGGCTGGGTAAACGCATTCATCTGCGCGGAGCGTTTCTCTGGTGCAGTCTGTTGCTGGTGGCGTTGCTCGCCATGCCGAGAATCGGCGGCCCGGAGCATCTCTGGATGAACGGGCTCTATGAGGCGGCCTGCATCGTCGTGCTGTTCCCGGTGATCGTCGCAATGGGCGCAGGGGATCAGGTGCGGGGACGCTTCGCAATCAAACTCTGCAAGTTCTTCGGTGAGATCTCTTATCCGCTCTACATCACGCACTACCCGCTGATCTACATCTACACAGCCTGGGCGATCAAGAATAAGGTCCCGGCGGCACAAGGGGCTGTTGTGGGCGTGGGGCTGGTGGTGACGGCAGTGGCGATCGCATATGCCTGCCTGAAGCTGTATGACGAGCCAGTGAGGAAGTGGTTGCAACGGACTTTTAGCACAGCAGGATAG
- a CDS encoding Crp/Fnr family transcriptional regulator, with protein sequence MTHAGPFRNAILQNLSQGSLARLQLRPVTLEVRHPIETPGSPIRHIFFLETGIVSVTTQFKDGSEVEAGMFGCDSLSGISAFMGTRESLNAAYIQIAGHGYLSSVAHAAAEFHLGGRFQAFALRAVQAQLLQSMQSAGCNATHDVEQRLSRWLLLCADRTETDTLALSHEFMSDMLGSRRSTVTVAAGHLKDLGYIEYTRGSIRILNRTGLESVACECYRVLRNHLHDITQYDSGLATPAA encoded by the coding sequence ATGACGCACGCAGGCCCATTCCGCAACGCCATCCTCCAGAATCTCTCGCAGGGCAGCCTCGCTCGCCTCCAACTGCGCCCGGTCACCCTTGAGGTACGCCACCCCATCGAAACTCCCGGCAGCCCCATCCGTCACATCTTCTTCCTCGAAACCGGGATCGTCAGCGTTACAACCCAATTTAAGGACGGCTCAGAGGTAGAGGCCGGCATGTTTGGCTGCGACTCCCTCAGCGGCATCTCCGCCTTCATGGGCACGCGTGAAAGCCTCAACGCGGCTTACATCCAGATCGCCGGCCACGGCTATCTCTCCTCCGTCGCCCATGCCGCAGCTGAGTTTCACCTGGGCGGGCGCTTCCAGGCCTTCGCGCTGCGAGCAGTCCAGGCCCAACTCCTGCAGTCCATGCAAAGCGCCGGCTGCAACGCCACCCATGATGTCGAGCAGCGCCTCTCCCGCTGGCTCCTCCTCTGCGCGGACCGCACCGAAACGGATACCCTGGCCCTCTCGCACGAGTTCATGTCGGACATGCTCGGCTCCCGCCGCTCCACCGTCACCGTCGCCGCCGGCCATCTCAAGGACCTGGGCTACATCGAATACACCCGCGGGTCCATCCGCATTCTGAATCGCACCGGCCTGGAAAGCGTCGCATGCGAGTGCTACCGCGTCCTGCGCAACCACCTCCACGACATCACCCAATATGACAGCGGCCTGGCCACACCAGCCGCCTGA
- a CDS encoding nuclear transport factor 2 family protein: MKLLPVLLLAAIPALLPAQTPDERAVLTPVDALFVGMAHRDAAAIKAAFIPGATLVLMRDGKPSQMTFEAFAERIGKPSTTQIEERIHDPLIRVDHDLAVVWAPFDFLANGKVDHCGTDLFNLVRVDGKWLIASVADTGSNTCGVAAR, translated from the coding sequence ATGAAACTCCTTCCAGTCCTCCTGCTTGCCGCCATCCCTGCGCTGCTGCCCGCCCAGACGCCGGACGAAAGGGCCGTCCTCACACCCGTCGATGCGCTTTTCGTTGGCATGGCCCACCGCGACGCTGCCGCCATCAAGGCTGCCTTCATCCCGGGTGCGACCCTGGTTCTCATGCGGGACGGCAAGCCCTCGCAGATGACCTTCGAGGCCTTCGCCGAGCGCATCGGCAAGCCCAGCACAACGCAGATTGAAGAACGGATTCACGATCCCCTCATCCGCGTCGACCACGATCTTGCAGTCGTCTGGGCGCCCTTCGACTTCCTGGCCAACGGCAAGGTCGACCACTGCGGGACGGATCTCTTCAACCTCGTGAGGGTGGACGGGAAGTGGCTCATCGCCAGCGTGGCCGATACCGGCAGCAATACCTGCGGCGTGGCTGCACGGTAG
- a CDS encoding aldo/keto reductase has product MSMKTVKLGSQGAVVSREGLGCMGMSEFYGERNDEESTATLHRAIDLGVTFWDTADTYGIGDNEELLGKTLKTRRDEVFLATKFANHRKKEDPKFWEINGKPAYVHAACDASLKRLGIDYIDLYYQHRVDPNVPIEETVGAMAELVKAGKVKYLGLSEASPATIRRAHKVHPITALQTEYSLWERHVEAEILPTVRELGIGFVPYSPLGRGFLTATITKKEDLGPADFRAERYPRFSGEAFDKNQVLVERVKAIAEKKGVKAGQLALAWVLAKGEDLVPIPGTKRRKYLEENAAAAEIQLSAAEIAELEAAVPLDEIAGERYAPANLKSIDK; this is encoded by the coding sequence ATGAGCATGAAGACAGTCAAGCTTGGTTCACAAGGCGCAGTGGTGTCCCGCGAGGGACTCGGCTGCATGGGGATGAGTGAGTTTTACGGCGAGCGGAACGATGAGGAGTCCACCGCCACGCTGCACCGGGCGATCGACCTGGGGGTCACGTTCTGGGATACCGCCGACACCTACGGCATCGGCGATAACGAGGAACTCCTGGGCAAGACCCTCAAGACACGCCGCGACGAGGTCTTTCTGGCCACGAAGTTCGCCAATCACCGCAAGAAGGAAGACCCCAAGTTCTGGGAGATCAACGGCAAGCCGGCGTACGTCCATGCGGCCTGCGATGCATCCCTGAAGCGCCTCGGGATCGACTATATCGACCTTTATTATCAACACCGCGTGGACCCCAACGTCCCGATTGAAGAGACCGTGGGAGCGATGGCGGAGCTGGTCAAGGCCGGCAAGGTGAAGTATCTCGGCCTGTCCGAGGCCTCGCCCGCGACCATCCGGCGTGCGCACAAGGTGCATCCCATCACCGCGCTCCAGACCGAGTACTCGCTGTGGGAGCGGCATGTGGAAGCTGAGATCCTCCCCACCGTCCGTGAGTTGGGGATCGGCTTTGTTCCGTATAGTCCCCTGGGCCGTGGCTTTCTGACCGCGACCATCACCAAGAAGGAAGACCTGGGGCCGGCTGATTTCCGTGCCGAGCGCTACCCGCGCTTCTCCGGCGAGGCCTTCGACAAGAATCAGGTACTCGTGGAGCGGGTGAAGGCGATCGCAGAGAAGAAGGGCGTCAAGGCCGGGCAACTAGCTTTGGCGTGGGTGCTCGCCAAGGGTGAGGACCTGGTGCCCATCCCCGGAACGAAGCGGCGTAAGTATCTGGAAGAGAACGCCGCAGCGGCGGAGATTCAGCTTTCTGCCGCGGAGATTGCGGAGCTTGAGGCTGCGGTGCCTCTCGATGAGATCGCCGGGGAGCGGTATGCTCCGGCTAATTTGAAGTCGATCGATAAGTAA